GTGACCGAGAGAGCGgtgtggtatcacccacatcgcaccctctcggatCCGCTGGGCAGGACTTTGATTCAGGTCACCCTGGGGTGTTCATGTTCGCTATCGGTGGCCAGTCCTTGCCCTgttccctccctcccccccccccccccatccctctcctcggagtgggctgaCAGGAAGACGGTGGTCACTTCGTGTCCCCATCCCCCTGTCTAGGGGTTGACACCGACTTCTGCGCTGGCTGAAAGAGCGCGGGAAGGAGGACTTCTTTTCCAGGGCCCTTTCTGCGGTACGAGGGCTCCTGACGCGTTCCTCGTCTTCAAGTAGGGGGATCTTCAATCAACGATGCAAACCCCccgcccccccccttcccccccttccATCTCCTTTCTGCCCGTCCTGCGTTCCTCCTATCATGTCCGCCCCTCAGGAAGCTCCTTTGTCTTGAGATGAGTGCACctcccccggagtgggctgttgcaatGTCTCAGTCAGTGTCTGACTTGACTAAAGTGTCTCAGTCCTTGGTCCAGGCACTTGAACGTATCCCGCTTCTATCAAATGCCACCAGTGCCACAAACGCCTCACACGGCAattcgctcgcacctgtccaaGACCCTCACAGAGGCAGACTAGAAAAAAGATACAGAAAGAGGAACCTATGTATCTAGATCCTCTTCCAGTTCACCGGACCACACCGGGATACCCCTATCTGCCCGTTCTCCCTCCTCGCAGGCGGACGTCGGGTCTGACGTAACCTCTCAGTCGGAGTCTGACTCTGATGCAGATCAGACTAAAGGAACACAGGATATGGTTGATGGCCTTATTTCGGCTATTATTCAGACGCGATGAGACAACCTCTCAGGACGTCTCCATTGCATTTAAACAGATTAAACGTCCCTCTAGAGTTTTTCCCAATCACGAGTTTGACAACACTACGTCTCCACACTGGGAAAATCCTGGTAAACGTTTCCTTGGCAGGAAATGGCTGGACATTTTATACCCTTTTCACTCAGACCTTGTTAGCAAATGGTCCGAGTCTCTTAAGGTAGACCCGCCTGTGTCTAGATTATTCTCACAGACGGTTCTGTCTATTCCGGACGCAGCATCTCCTAAGGATCCGACAGACAGACACATCGAGGCATTATCCAAATCGGTGTTTGAGGTTTCTGGAGCCTCCCTCTGTCCTAGTTTCGCCTCTTCATGGGTAGCGAAAGCTGTGTCAGCCTGGGCCAAGACCCTGCGCATTTTGGCCTCTGCTCCTGCTGAGGAACTGTCCGATTTGGCGGATCAGATTTCTCTTGCGGGTAAATACCTCATGAATGCCTCCCTGGATGTGGCTGCTTGCTCGGCAAGGGCTAACAGTAACATTGTGGCCATTCGCCGGGTTCTTTGGCTTAAAGCATGGAACGCAGATCCCGCTTCTAAAAAATCCCTCactggtctgcccttccagggctccagACTCTTCGGCACACAGCTAGATCAAATGATCTCGGATGCTACGGGTGGTAAGAGTACCTCCTTACCTCAGTCTAAGCCTAGGTGtcctgtcagtttgacagcggcatttaactagttaataggtgcgggctgaTCGCGATTTCGCCCACGCCTACtccggctcactgccggagcctgcatcaaagccaaaGTTCTGACCTctaacgtactattccgtccgaggtcagaaaggggttaatattgagcagaattaagtgtgACTAATTATGACTGCTAATATATGTTACTATAGGGTTTATTGTAATGTGTTTTATTATCTGTAGCATTTAATCAAAACCATGTAACttacggtttgttttttttaattataaatctgCTCCTGTAACTCAGCCCCTGTATTTTGATCAACATCTCACAACACAATGTGATGCCAtggtctccatacagtatatctctcacacacacacacacacacacacacacacacacacacacacacacacacacacacacacacacacacacaccccttgcacagtattatgtTCATAAAATTTTTCTGTTCAATCATTGTTGTTCACTGGTATCTGCATCCCGAGGAAATAGATATCGGTGAGGGTGAGATGCGACTACGTGGTGCTGGGGAAACCACTGCATAAAGCACTCTGCCTGTCCCGGTCCATGGGCTGCACTTTGGCCAAGCCTGGTATAGACTGTTTTGTATGGGCTGCTGATATTAAtagctgtatatactcgagtataagccgatggcatggctccccatccctgtccttgtatgcatggcccttaTCCTCTGTCCGTAtgtatggttcctataaaaaacaaaaaaatcaaaacacatcctacttacctttcctgcgcgccctcgctgcatgTCGTTCAGGCGCCAGCAGCTCTTTTGGCTGAGCGATCATGTGGCTCTGCTCATTAAGCTAATGAATATTCAATCCACCGCATAGAACTATAgaacaggacggcactagagcgatactaTTTTCAAAAGCCAGGACAAAAAATAGGATCCAGAGCGCTGGGCATCACGCTTGCTAAGGGGTATTGGTGCTCGGCATATAAATGAAAGCCAATAGTTCGTATATGCACATaagaaagaaaatatgcggcactcaccccaattcagcagtggaaagcgtgaattttaatggaaaacataaacagataaaaatccgttacaacatcaggtaagcaggagggtgcggtgttggagcttggacgacggccgtttcgcacagcaggtgcttcgacgggtccagtcccgtcgaagcacctgctgtgcgaaacggccgtcgtccaagctccaacaccgcaccctcctgcttacctgatgttgtaacggatttttatctgtttgttttccattaaaattcacgctttccactgctgaattggggtgagtgccgcatattttcttatgTGAATATTCAATCCACGCCTATGGGAGCGGAGAGGGGTAAATATTTATTACTTTGAGCGGGGCCAAGCCATCGCTCggctggaagagctgctggcgccggaatGAGATGCAGCAAGGGCGTACaggaaaggtaagtaggatgtaTGCTGGAAgccagcagctgtaactgcgcgctataggagaaatgaatattcactgccagcgcagtgaatatttatttctcattagcagcgggcacaggctttagctgcagctgctggctcctgcctctgtgacccactgctcccccccttccccgccgtctttctgggacaatgacaaaAAAATGTGCTCAgaaactcagcttatacatgagtatataaggCAACCTGTGGTTGTCCAGTAGTGGCCAACCCTTGCAAAGCCTGTTGGCTGCACTAGCCCCCCGAAGCCATCACCATGGCTTTTGTGGCTTAGTGACTGATGGCTAACTCATACCAACTTTTATAACTGTGCTCATAATATACTAATTAGTGACTGACTATTCAAGGTATGGTGTATTTCCGCAGGCTAATCTTTCCACTCTCTGTAAGTACGATGGGTCCTGTGGGCGTGAGTGCCATGATTGGCAAAAGTTGCGTCaccgctgtcttttttttttttcttcaaattttgcACAGCGCAGTGAAGTTGGGAAGCATACACCCAGCTTGCTGAACATTTTCAACACTTTCTCACACTTGCTGTCGCTTAGTTCTATTCCTGCCATTCTGtacatgtaatttttgtttttcttgcccaggtgTAGAATGTTGCATTTCTCcctccattctattagtcactgcctatTGTTCAAGCTTGTCTAGATTCCTTCTGAATTCTTTTCGCTGTCTTCTCTAGTcttgctatccctcctagctttgcattgtctgcaaatttgatcagtttatctTCAGttgccttatctagatcatttataaaaaaaatgttgaacACTGGAGCCCAGTTAAAGcctttgtggtaccccacttgaaactctTACAATTTGATatgcaaccatttatcaccactctttgagtaaGATTACTGAGCAGGTTATGAATCTACCTAGCCTTGTAAgttccatacttggtcattttttatttattttttcaataaggatagtatgagataatttatcatgctttgctgaagtcgagatactatctaccgcatttccctgatccacccagtcaatgATTCCTTCATACAAGGAAATTGGATGAGTCTGGCATGATTTGTTTGCTTACAAACCCATGCTTGCTCTGGTTAAGTACCTCAGTTAATCTCAGAAACTATAGCCATTATGGTAAAACAGAAGTCATATTCTTAATTAATTTACACCAAAAACTGAATATAAAACATTGTTGGCCCCAAAGTCACTGTAAACCAGTGTAATTATTCACCAGTCACTAAGCCAAAAAAAGTGGTTTGTTAGTAGAAACGTTCCCGGAGCTTTAGTATGATTAAGACACGTGATcccagcacccaatcagcactAGTGCCACTGTCCCTGGCTTTTGTCAAATTGAACATGAAAAGAAagtcagggctgcagctgatctgacttcgtcttcatgttcaattcgacacAGGGTGGGGACAGTGGTGCTAGCGCTGATTGTTGTGACATGTGAGCTTGGCGCCCAAACGCATTGAAGTGCCGGCACCACTGGAATGGCGATggcacagaaggtgagtataagcttttttttattgttttattggggccaagcgtggtgtatgacaaggagttgtccaagtagtggacaacttctataAATCTCCTTCTGCTTGTAGATTGTCTTCTTCTTGTGTCGTATCTTCTATGCAGTGTTGGGTATCTGTTCGAGAGTATCAGACCAAAGGAATGTTTAGGTAGAAATGTGCAATGTGTTCTGTTTTGTAGGGGACAAGGACAATTTACATTATATTGTgagcgtgtgtgtgtgtaaaattatatatacatacatatactcaaGCAACGACCACTCTGCATAGCCACACGGCCCACGTTGTTAGGGAACACGGGCGGTGACACATTCACCTCAAAAGCTACCCAGcaagctacaatcagggccgccaccttcagagtatcagtgcgcggcaggcacaggccacatctagctacgTCATGTCTGGAAtgtagttgctcctgtgaggcatgatgtcaagagaaagggaggagcctcatggattacaccgctgtgctcataacaggaagttgctgtgcacgagtgaggtggaaaatgaggagtgaggtgctgctgcagtatgaggctgtgtatagagaagcatgaggcgctgcaggtggagtctgtctataaggccacattcacgcattcagtattcagtcagtattttacctcagtatttataagcccaaACCCGGAGTGGTAGAAAAAGcttcatcaagagtgtgcaaagcagtcatcaaagcaaaaggtggctactttgaagaacctagaatataagacataatttcagttgtttcacacttttttaagtatataattccacatgtgttaattcatagttttgatgccttcagtgtgaatgtaaaattttcatagaaaaatctttaaatgagaaggcgtccaAACTTTTTAATATAAAATCTAGgagtacatttttttttaacttggtaCATAAATTACATTGTAGAAAGCTATTAAAAAAATGTCTTTTCTCCCATAGCTTGTGAAACTGCCTTGTCAGACCAACATCATTACTATTCTTGAATCGTATGTTAAACACTTTGCCATAAATGCAGCATTTTCAGCAAATGAAAGATTTAGGCATCATCAGACCACGTCAAATGTCAACATGAATGTACATTATGTTCCACCTGAGAAAAAGTAAGATATTTAAATATTTATTTGGGcttctgttttttgttttaaataatgAAAACGTACATTAACATCTGTATATTGTGTGGTCATCCACTTATCTACATTTTACTGGGGTATTCAATTAAAAAACAATTGTTTAgttagcatgaaaataagcaagtttgcaattcactTGCTTTTTCGATCTTCTATGGTTatcctgcaatgagagcttttatttGATTTAGTGTATAGCTGCTCAGACTGAAGTATGCTCAGTAGCTAATTTCTCTGCCAGTTAACTCCTGTCCTGGAATTTAAGAGCCTATGATGCCCAAAACAGTAACACGGAGGACTATGATTGTAGAGAAGCCTATAGAAAATAAAAGGTCCTCCAAACCGAACTAATGATTAAATACTCCATTTTATTTGCCAAAAaaataaaagcaattaaaaatatagAGATGCCTAACAGACCATACAGGAGCACTTTATTGATGAACACGAAGTCCTATTAGATTTCAAATGTTTATTATAATTTCAGCTTTAATATTATAACAGTCTATCCTTCCTATTGTGCATAGTAACATATGGCATGTACTACATAGAACTCATTCTTGACAGTTTGTGCTCAGtgtttttcttttcctgtgtgGTTTGTTAGGCATTTCTGAATTAATTGTTAATTTTATTTTacaaaaacgaagaaaaaaaatatacagtatatactcgagtataagccgaccccccccccccctaattttggcacaaataactgggaaaacttattgactcgagtataagcctagggtggaaaatgcagcagctaccggtgaatttcaaaaataaaaatagatgctccataccgttcattatggccccatagctgtgccataaagtgctctgcaccgttcattcttgccccttagctgtgccatatagtgctctgcaccgttcattcttgccccatagctgtgccttatagtgctctgcaccgttcattcttgccccatagctgtgctatatagtgctctgcaccgttgattcttgccccatagctgtgccatatagtgctctgcaccgttcatttttgccctatagatgctccgtataaagctgtgccattgctgctgctgcaataataaaaaaaaaaagccatactctcctctcttgcttgcagttcctcagcgtcccgtcccggcgtctctctgcactgactgatcaggcagagggcggcgcgcacactatatgcgtcatcgtgccctctgacctgcacagtcagtgcaagaggaagcgaagacagagcggcgcccggcgtgtggaacgtggacaggtgaatttaaaatactcacctagtcccggcgctcctgacgctgcccctgcctgtcacactgtcttcgggtgccgcagctcttcctgtcagcggccaccggcaccgctcagaggaatgaatatgcggctccacccctatgggagtggagtccatattcatttttctaatgagcggtcccacgtgaccgctgaacaggggaagagctgcggcacccggagacagtgtgacaggcaggggcagcgtcgggagcgccgggactaggtgagtatgcctcagcgccctctccccctcacccgccgaccctgccgcccaccgtgactcgagtataagccgagaggggcactttcagcccaaaaatttgggctgaaaatctcggcttatattcgagtatatacggtatatttaatcGTTAGTTCTGTTTGGAGGACCTTTATTCTTCTATAGGCATCCTTGGCAGAGAAATTGTGTTTTCTCCAGCCAATTAAATTTCATAGTATGAAAAGCAGGGTGGAGCTAATTGGTTAAAAATACAAAACTTTATTCGGTAGGTTTGTTAAAAATTAGGCTCCTATATTGGCAACAAAATGAACAAACATACAATGAGAGAACTCGCATAATAAACTCTCAGCTATACTGCTGCTCCAACAGTTGAATATCCTTAGATATCAATCAACAGTTTTGAACTCCTGAAAAGACCAAAGGGCAAATTCCACACTATTGGTTTGTTTTAGTGCTGTGGTATGACTACTCAAATCATGAGAAAAATTAAGAATCCAGTGTTCTAATATCATCAAATTCAAATAAATAGGAAAGATCTCACCTCGCTTTCCTTTGTTTATCCGAACTTCAAGGGACCATGATTAAAGGCATCCAATGGGGAAGGCACTTATTTCCATCCATACAATACCCCACCTAGGAAATCAAATAAGGACCCTTATTACCATAACGCCAATGTGTTTAGTTTCTCAAATTTATCAGGGGAAGGAAGATAAAGTGCAATAGAATAGATCTGTTGTTATTGAAGACCCATTATACATATGAGGGATGGACCGGCATACCGTGTTGTCAGGAATGTTCAGGTTAAATAGGCCGCCGAATAATCCTCATGTCACAAGCATACCGATGTCATTTCCTATTCACTTTGATGTGGAGCTCATGCTACCAGAACCGTGTCGGTCTCCTGGGCCAAGAGGACTAGTTCCTCCATCAAGCAGAGCTGCTACCTTGTCCTTAGTCCACATCTTCCCAACACATTATAGGCTAGATCTGATGTCAAATGGGGATTTAGCCTTTGGAAGCAAAGTCCTTCAAGCAATTGTCCCTCCCTAGCATTGTTCTTTTGGTATTGAATCTGTAGTGCTGCTGTGGAGAATTAATGGTAATTGGTTTTCTAAGAACCTCCATGACCAAACGAGTAGTTTCCTgcccttcttgtgttttttttttttttttttttttatattatttggtgttAATAATAAATATTTGAGGCCTACATTCCAGTGTGGTCTTTTACAGGGCCAGATTTGAGAGGTGGGTGGCCtggggcccatttttcaaggtgttgcaatatgtaatgcataaATACAAAATGAAACGaaagcaagtttatttacaaaaatcatttacgcagagtaattcaagtaaaatcattcattttttacaatccaggcactttccttgattttcatgctgcaaaatcactaatgatgtcactaaagtccaattcatggAGTATATCTGACTGGAAGCTCAtgaaagccaaatttacaagtagttCTTGCTTCttggatgtccttaatcggttttcaactagtttgagttttgagaaggagcgctcaccactgcagtttgccACCAAAATTAGATGTATACTTAAAGCTATCTCAATAtttgctgtatatatcagaggctgtactggctgtatatagaatagaggctgaggggctgtataaagtgtatacacagcactatactgtaaacaggtccacactatatgcatacagtatacagacacactgtaatgcaggatatagtgtggacctgtatatacagtatggtactgtgtaggacaggagctgcaagaaagatacacacacacacacagatggacagacagagatcatactcacccaccgcgacactgtgaagacttacccacttcacctctggatcttcagtgccTGAAgacccagagtgaagtcctgccgcgctccgcggtggagaatccttTTCTCGCGCTAACATCATGGCTCCACCTTCTTCTtcaaaggtagctgaacaaactctcatctgatctaatccgagggagcgatcatatagctgaataggtagcgcctagaagcttctgttgggatcggagaaggctgccgcatgccataagctaagcattaggtacagggagggtactaaggaagtctggctagggtagccaggtcagtggatgctgacgcaggtcaggtgccatgactctgccgcactgcccagccactgagatgtaggaccgtagccaggtccctacactttcaatagtttctcttttgttaaatgttccttatcattagaaatggttcacagcaaagagacgcgtattttacatgttttgtgatatttatccctatattggtgggtggcccagggcccaccTTCCCACCTCCCCCCACCttccccctaaatccgggcctggtcCTTTAGAAAAAGACAGAGGATACAAGGTGGGGAGCGGCTATTTAACCTCTGTTTCCTGTCCCTAATTAGGATTTCGAGGCACCCTTCTGTTGTGCTGTCATGGAGGATCTTAGACTTTAACTTACCCGTAATTTTGGCTTCTATTTTTGATTTTTAGTGTGGAACTGTGTAAAGAAATGGTGGATGGCTTAAGAATTACATTTGACTTCACTCTTCCACTGATACTCCTTTACCCATATGAGCAAGCACAATATAAGAAGGTGATCTCATCTAAATTCTTCCTTCCTATCAGAGAAGTTACATCTATTGGAAATAGGTATGGTTTAACtgtcctgtttttttttattttttgtatcctAAAAAAAAGCCTTCCtctaatctaatttttttttttctttttttaatataattttttatttagaAATCAAGAGGAAGTATCTCCTAGTCCACCACTTTTGAACCCACCAACACCACAGTCCATAGATAGCCAACCCACCACTGGCGATTCAATAACTCCAAAGAGACGGAGAACAGAGACTGACATCTTATCTTTGAGGCGCTCAACGCGACACAGTACAAGCTGTGATAGGATGTCCGAGAGTAGCGCTTCGCCTCAGCCTAAGCGACGGCATCCAGAGACGCCAACTTCAATGCCAAAATTATTTCTTCACTTAGAAAAGAGTAGGTGATctcccatgggttttttttttttttttttttttttttttgcagcacttTAGTGTTGTTCGTAATTCATATGCTTTACCCTAGTCTTATTTTTACTAGCCTCagtctaaatcttttttttttttttttccttgcaactattcagcagtttgtgacctgccggattgctccagtgtttgctgggcgatcTAGAAGTTGCAACTCAACACAAgtctgagagccagaacaaggctctcaaaGACTTACTTTGAGAGCTTATGATCATtgcctctgacttccggtcagccAGACGTTGTGGTCGTGGGACAGGGGTGTcaggaagagctgaagacagcagGGAACTTAGATTGGTAGCACCACTCTAGAGCTGAAATAAAACATGAAACGCTGTAGTGGTGCTTAAACATCTCATTCATGCGAGCATATATTTGGTTTGTGTGTGCCACAGACTTATTAGAACCAGTGTACCAAGTAGATAAGCTACATGTTCCACATGAGAAACATTGCAGTTTTAAGTCAAAACTGAAATACAGGCCTGTAcaaaagctacatttttttttttcctgtccgaACATCTGAACCTATAGAAACTATGTAATCAAATGACTTAACTAGTTTTTAAGCATGTCAGTTAACTATATTACATGCTGAGTGCAGAGCAGAAAGTCTGAGAGGTTTTAAATAATCTCTGCAAAATTGTCCCTAAGAaggtgtaataaataataataataatctttatttgtatatagcgctaacatattccgcagcgctttacagattgcacacattatcatcgctgtccccgatggggctcaccatctaaattccctatcagtatgtcggaggaaaccggagtgcccggaggaaacccacgcaaacacggggagaacatacaaattccttgcagatgttgtccttggtgggattaggttGCAATGCTATccgctgagccaccgtgctgccccactttTTATGAACTTGTGTACAGTGCTCTAGTCTGTAGTAATTTTATTTCCGAAGGTGGTGAAATCTGTGGAAACTTTTGACTAAAGTAAAATTTAAAATAAGAGCCCTAATAAAGTTAAGCCCCCAAATATATTCATTTTACAAATTATGAAAGTTAACACTAGATTCACCTCATATTGGAGTTTTATTTtcgtttattttaaatttttctatttttcctttACCTCTTTTTAGAAACCCCCGTTCATAGTGGCTCATCCTCACCCATCACTTTAACTCCCAGCAAAGAGGGAAGTTCTGTGTTTTCTGGTCTAGAAGGTCGTCGAAACAATGAGCTCAATGAGGTAACAAACTGCAATGTTAAAGTGGCTAACCCTTTTCTTCTAATTAatcagtttattattattattattattattattatttcagtaTTCTTGACAATGTGATGTATCTGAACTATTGGATGAGGGGTAAATGCATAGTGAAATGCATTACATTACTAATCTTTAAACCAGCCATCCATCAATTGCATTCAGTTGCATCCATACAGTTCCCCAACCTTGCCCCCATCCTCATGGGCAGATGTTAGTTTCAGACTTATCAGACTTGTACAACTTTCCTCTCTGTATGTGCTGTTTGCAGAATTTCCAGGATAATTCTGAGATGCAGTGGGTGACTGAGGAGAAGTCTATCTCAAGCAGGAGACAGGGGAAATAGGCTAAAGTTGAATAAGAATAAATGCATGGACTCTGCAGTATATATCTGGATATAGCAGGTCTATATACCTGGCCATCAATTGCTGCTCATACCTAGAATTCATGGCTGAGCAAATGCAATGTGATTGTGACTCTTTGGAATAACTTgctttttattcattgaaatctgtTGTGTATACCTGAGTCCAGTGGGCGGCCATACTCGGTGATTTGATTCTTCACTGTTTGACAGCGATCTGCAGTCCGTGAATAGGATCTCCCTCTGGACTGGTATGCATGGAAACACCAGGGATCAAGGAATAAAATTTAAGTTTTACTAAACCGTTTCCCATCTGTTTGCATCTCGGTAATACATTTTCTGCCTACAGGTGTTGTCTTGGAAACTAATGCCAGAAAACTATCCTCAAAGTGACCATCCGCCACCTCCTTCTTATGTCTATGGGTCACAACATTTGCTTCGTTTGTTTGGTAAGAGAAATCTGTTATGTAGAGGAAATGCTTCAATAGCCACAACATGGAGAATTAGGTGTCAAAGATTGACTTTATATAGAGGATGGAGCCAAGACTGTGATGCCCAATCTCTGCAGGCTAATTGGCTCTTGATTGTTTCACAATCATGCTGCAACTGGCCATTGCAGCTGATGAAGTTTTAGCCACAAGTGTTCAGTGTCACAATCTGTCCCTACCTGAATAGTTTGTGTTTTTTCCCTGTTTAACTCCTTCAGAACCATAAATGTATGCATATGTCCAGGTTAGTTGGTACTTGCATcctagctttaacccctttacccccaagggtggtttgcacgttaatgaccgggccaatttttacaattctgaccactgtccctttaagaggttataactctggaacgcttcaatggatcccagtgattctgacattgttttctcgtgacatattgtacttcatgatagtggtaaaaattctttgatagtacctgcgtttatttgtgaaaaaaaaaaacggaaatttggcgaaaattatgaaaatttcgcaattttccaactttgaatttttatgcaattaaatcagagatatgtcacacaaaatacttaataagtaacatttcccacttgtctactttacatcagcacaattttggaaccaaatttttttttttgttagggagttataacggttaaaagttcaccagcaatttctcattttcacaacaccatttttttttagggaccacatctcatttgaagttattttgaggggtctatatgatagaaaatacccaagtgtgacaccattctaaaaactgcacccctcaaggtgctcaaaacaacattcaagaagtttattaacccttcaggtgcttcacaggaatttttagaatgtttaaataaaaatgaacatttaactttttttcacaaaaaatttacttcagctccaatttgttttattttcccaagggtaagagaagaaattggaccccaaaagttgttgcacaatttgtcctaagtacgctgataccccatatgtgggggtaaaccactgtttgggcgcatgggagagctc
The Ranitomeya imitator isolate aRanImi1 chromosome 3, aRanImi1.pri, whole genome shotgun sequence genome window above contains:
- the MSL3 gene encoding MSL complex subunit 3 isoform X1, which encodes MNSRGMKFKFQKGEKVLCFEPDPTKAKVLYDAKVVDILVSKDDKGRKNPEYLIHFNGWNRSWDRWAAEDHVLRDTDENRRLQRKLARKAVARMRRKGRKKRRCRLPGVDSVLKSLPTNEKEDNEDHSLSSSSEDSEDGTDEEIKSEESDFEEKAEMKEEQEILSKRDMEEKNIVIEIPEILKKKLEEDCYYINKRKRLVKLPCQTNIITILESYVKHFAINAAFSANERFRHHQTTSNVNMNVHYVPPEKNVELCKEMVDGLRITFDFTLPLILLYPYEQAQYKKVISSKFFLPIREVTSIGNRNQEEVSPSPPLLNPPTPQSIDSQPTTGDSITPKRRRTETDILSLRRSTRHSTSCDRMSESSASPQPKRRHPETPTSMPKLFLHLEKKTPVHSGSSSPITLTPSKEGSSVFSGLEGRRNNELNEVLSWKLMPENYPQSDHPPPPSYVYGSQHLLRLFVKLPEIMGKMFFAEKNLKVLLKHFELFLRFLAEYHEDFFPETAYVAANEAHYSTKNPRAIY
- the MSL3 gene encoding MSL complex subunit 3 isoform X2; its protein translation is MKEEQEILSKRDMEEKNIVIEIPEILKKKLEEDCYYINKRKRLVKLPCQTNIITILESYVKHFAINAAFSANERFRHHQTTSNVNMNVHYVPPEKNVELCKEMVDGLRITFDFTLPLILLYPYEQAQYKKVISSKFFLPIREVTSIGNRNQEEVSPSPPLLNPPTPQSIDSQPTTGDSITPKRRRTETDILSLRRSTRHSTSCDRMSESSASPQPKRRHPETPTSMPKLFLHLEKKTPVHSGSSSPITLTPSKEGSSVFSGLEGRRNNELNEVLSWKLMPENYPQSDHPPPPSYVYGSQHLLRLFVKLPEIMGKMFFAEKNLKVLLKHFELFLRFLAEYHEDFFPETAYVAANEAHYSTKNPRAIY